The Juglans regia cultivar Chandler chromosome 1, Walnut 2.0, whole genome shotgun sequence nucleotide sequence GTTTAGTAAGTATAAAGTTCAGTTTAAACCACAACGATCAATTTGCTCGCTAAGCTAATTATATGGGCCTTTTCAGCATTTAACTTTAATAAGATATAAAATGTCAAGTTTGAAAATTCAATTGACATTTTTTAGAAAGGCACAAGCCTAAAGACTATTGCTAATTATATGAGCAACAAGACGTGCTGGGCACTTGTTATTTCAAACCATTGCTTGCTTGGGTTGCGTCTTTTGAGACAGATAAATTGCAAAACCTATTTAGACGGAAGTGAGAAAAGATGTCGGACGGGTAGGGATTGGCATATCGACAATCCCTTCCAACATAAGAAGAACCTTACTCATTGAAGGACGAAGTGATGGCTCATCCAGAATGCACCAGAGTGCAACCTTAACCATTCCCTCCAGTTGTTTCTTGTCGACCACTTCATCACTCAAAAGTTTGTCTAGCTCACCACACTCAAAGCAATGGTATGCCCATTCTTCAAGAAGTGCTTCTTTGCCGGGAAGATCAAAGTTGGCATTCCTTCGACAACAAATAATCTCCAAAAGTACAATTCCAAAGCTATACACATCTACTTTGACTGTCACGGGCAGATTCCGATGCCACTCTGGTGCGACATATCCCTTTGTGCCTCTTATGTCGGTATATGTTTTGCTTTGGTCTGGTTTCAGCAACTTCGCTAATCCGAAATCAGCGAGTTTCGCACACCCGTTCTCATCGATGAGAATGTTATGTGGTTTTATGTCGCAGTGAATGATCTGTGGCTCACACTCCTCATGGAGATAGAGAATTCCTTTTGCAATATTGTGAGAAATTTCAATTCTTCTATCCCAAGAAGGTCGTTGTTTTGATGGCTTGAAGAGTATATCTGCAAGTGAACCATTTCTCATGTAATCGTAGACCAAAAGCCTATTCGGTCCATCATGGCAATACCCGAGTAACCGGACTAGATTTTTGTGATGTGTTCTCCCAATACCTTTCACCTCTGTCTGAAACTCTCTTTCCCGCTCTGCCAACAATCTGTCCAGTCGTTTgacggccaccatcttctcgcCATTCCATATTGCCCCTCTATAAACAATCCCAAAGGCTCCTCTGCCAAGCTCTTCCTTGAAACCATCAGTCACTTTCTCAAGCTCTGCATAAGTATATGATTTTGGAGCAACATCCTCACCCAAGCCAAGTTGTTCATTGTTAGATATTTTTTTGCTGGCCCAAACAGGATATTTGTAAACTACAATTCCAGAAACTGCCGAGACAATGCATGCAAATACAAGCAAAGAAACGCCAATAATCAGGATGTCCACTCGATTcttctttttactttctttcGGCACAATTGGATCCGTAGAGAGTGAAGACGTACCTACCTTGATGAGGGCTACGCTCGAGTCACCCTGTTTTCTTCTTCCAAATCTCAAAGGAAGCCTTTGTTTCCAACACTCTCCGTCTTTGTACAACGCAGCTTCACAGTTACAGTCCCTCAAACATGCTTGTCCACATTCTTCTTGGGTTAGAGATATTTGGATAGAATAGTTAGCATTTTCCCATACGGTATTAGGCTCTACTTCCATGGTATATCCGGAAACTGCTTCATTGCTTTTGCAACTTATAGAATCAAAATTCCTTTCACATCCTGAAGCCCAATTGTCTTCTTTAACAGCTATGAATCCGGGAAGACATTTGCAATCAGCATCTTGATCGTTTAGAAcacaaaatccattgaagccACAGACACCCCTAGGGAGACACACATCGGTCGGATTTGACCATGTGACTTTCCAATCACCATTCTGATCCAGATTGTACGAGTAATGTCGTGAGATGCCTTTAGGGTCAATTGTCAAACGATAAATTATACCTTTTGTTGGACTTCCCTGTGTaatattcactatatatattctGCTTCCATTGAGCAAGTAGAGGTGACCATCAGTATCAAAATTGAGTGAAACACTAGGTCCTTGTCCAGGAACACCAACTCCCCCATAACCATAATCAAGTGTGAGTGGGGTTCCAACCGGGTACATTGCCAGCCAGCCATCTTGTTGCATTATGAGACGAAAAATGCCTGTTGAGTGGTCGGTGTCCGAACGACTGGAAAACAGCACTTCGTCGGTCTTGAGCTTCTGACCTGGTAAGAAGGTGTCGGTTGGATGGTCGAAACTCTGCCAAATTGTCGAGTTATCAGAGTCATAGAGAACAAAGTTGCCCGAATCCAGCATCGATGCAGCTGCTGCAGCAGCTTCGGGACTACTAGCGATCGTGGTCTCGCTGCCTTGTGCCGATTGCAGAATTAGCCGTCCGTCGCTTGTGAAGTTCAATTTAACATCAACGGGAAGTGGAGGATCGTCTCGATTGGCTGTCCAGACCACAGTCTTCTGTGGAATCCCGGCAATAAAAATCCCGACAGCATAGCCGTTGCCCTGCTTGTAGAATCCAAAGGCATATAGACCGGAATGTGATAGCCATGAAGAGTTGGTACCACCGGTGCCTGTAGGTGTTAACAAAGAACCCGGCCTGATTACGGGTTGCCCATCTTGTTGAGCTTCTGCAATGAAAATTgctaagaagaaaagaagaagcaaGATGGTTGCCATCACCTCAGAATTATTCCCTCTACGTTTTTCTTCCCCTCGCTGTGTTTTCAAAttggagaatgagaaaaatgTTCATCAATCAAAGAATGCAATACGCCTctattttcattgattttgcatcaCAGAAAAACTTCTATATtgaattatgcattttttagctaaataataataaaatgttattttttttcttttattattattttttttaattttacaattagcattgTGCTAAAAAATACCAATTCcatatatctaattattacaaatttcatatatcaaaatgactaattttatcaataaatattaatatataaaatcaaggtataagaatatatttatcaattacctttataaatcaatcaatccaaaaaagaaaaaaaaaatcaataatcaCTAAGTACACAGAATGCAAGCGAACACacccattaattatatataaataaaagtctatataagtattttctttattttttctttgaagctGGTTCACTGTACTTGGCTGAGATGCGACGACA carries:
- the LOC108991556 gene encoding G-type lectin S-receptor-like serine/threonine-protein kinase LECRK1, encoding MATILLLLFFLAIFIAEAQQDGQPVIRPGSLLTPTGTGGTNSSWLSHSGLYAFGFYKQGNGYAVGIFIAGIPQKTVVWTANRDDPPLPVDVKLNFTSDGRLILQSAQGSETTIASSPEAAAAAASMLDSGNFVLYDSDNSTIWQSFDHPTDTFLPGQKLKTDEVLFSSRSDTDHSTGIFRLIMQQDGWLAMYPVGTPLTLDYGYGGVGVPGQGPSVSLNFDTDGHLYLLNGSRIYIVNITQGSPTKGIIYRLTIDPKGISRHYSYNLDQNGDWKVTWSNPTDVCLPRGVCGFNGFCVLNDQDADCKCLPGFIAVKEDNWASGCERNFDSISCKSNEAVSGYTMEVEPNTVWENANYSIQISLTQEECGQACLRDCNCEAALYKDGECWKQRLPLRFGRRKQGDSSVALIKVGTSSLSTDPIVPKESKKKNRVDILIIGVSLLVFACIVSAVSGIVVYKYPVWASKKISNNEQLGLGEDVAPKSYTYAELEKVTDGFKEELGRGAFGIVYRGAIWNGEKMVAVKRLDRLLAEREREFQTEVKGIGRTHHKNLVRLLGYCHDGPNRLLVYDYMRNGSLADILFKPSKQRPSWDRRIEISHNIAKGILYLHEECEPQIIHCDIKPHNILIDENGCAKLADFGLAKLLKPDQSKTYTDIRGTKGYVAPEWHRNLPVTVKVDVYSFGIVLLEIICCRRNANFDLPGKEALLEEWAYHCFECGELDKLLSDEVVDKKQLEGMVKVALWCILDEPSLRPSMSKVLLMLEGIVDMPIPTRPTSFLTSV